A segment of the Streptomyces pactum genome:
TTCCCCAAGGGCTTCCTCTGGGGCTCCGCGACCGCCTCGTACCAGATCGAGGGGGCCGCCGCGGAGGACGGCCGTACGCCGTCCATCTGGGACACCTACGCCCGTACCCCCGGCCGGGTCCGCAACGGCGACACCGGTGACATCGCCACCGACCACTACCACCGCTGGCGCGAGGACGTCGCGCTCATGGCCGAACTCGGCCTGGACGCCTACCGTTTCTCCCTCGCCTGGCCCCGTGTCCAGCCGACCGGCCGCGGCCCCGCCGTCCAGAAGGGCCTGGACTTCTACCGGCGCCTCGTCGACGACCTGCTGGACAAGGGCATCCAGCCCGTCGCCACCCTCTACCACTGGGACCTGCCGCAGGAGCTGGAGGACGCCGGGGGCTGGCCCGAGCGGGCCACGGCCGAGCGGTTCGCCGAGTACGCGGCCCTCGCCGCCGACGCCCTCGGCGACCGGGTGAAGACCTGGACGACGCTCAACGAGCCCTGGTGCAGCGCCTTCCTCGGCTACGGCTCCGGCGTGCACGCCCCCGGCCGCACCGACCCGGTCGCCGCGCTGCGCGCCGCCCACCACCTCAACCTGGGCCACGGCCTGGCCGTCCAGGCGCTGCGCGACCGCCTCCCCGCCGCCGCCCAGTGCTCGGTCACCCTCAACATCCACCACGTCCGCCCGCTCACCGGCAGCGACGCCGACGCCGACGCGGTCCGCCGGATCGACGCGCTCGCCAACCGGGTCTTCACCGGCCCGATGCTGCAAGGCGCCTACCCCGAGGACCTGTTCAAGGACACCGCGGCGCTGACCGACTGGTCCTTCGTGCGGGACGGCGACCTGCGGCAGATCCACCAGCCCTTGGACTTCCTGGGCGTCAACTACTACACGCCCACCCTCGTCTCCGAGGCCGACGGCAGCGGCACCCACACCTCCGACGGACACGGCAGGAGCACCCACAGCCCCTGGCCGGGAGCCGACCGGGTCGCCTTCCACCAGCCGCCCGGCGACATCACCGCCATGGGCTGGGCCGTCGACCCCACCGGCCTGTACGACCTGCTGAGCCGGCTGGCGTCCGACTTCCCGAGGCTGCCCCTGGTCATCACCGAGAACGGGGCGGCGTTCGACGACTACGCCGACCCCGAGGGACAGGTCAACGACCCCGCCCGCATCGCCTACGTACGCGACCACCTGGCCGCCGTGCACCGGGCCATCGTGGACGGCGCGGACGTACGCGGCTACTTCCTGTGGTCGTTGCTGGACAACTTCGAGTGGGCCCACGGCTACGGCAGGCGCTTCGGTGCCGTCTACGTGGACTACCCGACCGGCACCCGCATCCCCAAGGCCAGCGCCCGCTGGTACTCCGAGGTCGCCCGCACCGGCGTACTGCCCGGCGCCTGACCCGGCCGGTGCGCCACAGCCGCCCCGCGCGGCGCCGCACCCGTGGTTCCGCCCCCGCCCCGCGTCGACGCGGGGCGGGGGCGGGCGCGGTCACCGGGTCAGTTCAGCGGGTCGAGCGTGAGCCGTGCCTGCGCCGGGTTGCCGTCGTGCACCAGCGACTCGTGGTGACCGACGTCGTCGAAGGCGAAGGCGTACGCCTTGCCGTCGGCCATCCGGTCGTGGATGATCCGGGCGTAGTGGTTGGTCACGGAGTCCTGGTAGAAGCCGGCCGCCGAGGTGTCGGGCTGGTGGGGGTTGCTCAGCAGCGTCGAGCGGTTGAAGCCGGCGCACAGCGTGCGCGAGATCGGTCCGCGCACCTGGTCGTTGGGGGCGTCCAGGAGCTTGTGGCAGCCGAAGACGCTGGAGGCGTCGGGCTTGTGGAAACTCGTGACGACCGCACCGGAGCCGTCGGTGAAGTTCATGACACCGCCGGAGACGCGTCCGAAGTACTTGGTACCCGGCCGGTCCGCGAACGGGGTGACGGTGAGGGTGGCCGACGTGTACTTCTGCCACACCCGGTTGATGTAGCCGTCCATGACCGAAGCCGACAGCGCCCCGGTCTCCAGCCCGTACAGCGGCGACAGCGCCCGCAGGACGGTGCCGTCGGGCCGGGTCTGGATCAGCCCGCCCCAGCCGGGCTGCGCCCGCAGCGCGCTGAACACCGCCTTGTAGCCGCCCGCCTTGAGCCGCCCGGCGCTGCTCACGCTGCCGTCGGCGCGCTGCACGCCGACCGTGTAGGGCGCGGAGAACATGTCGACCTGCGTACTGTTCAGCCACAGCCCGGAGTCGTTGAGCGTGTACTCGGACCAGTTGAACAGGATGTCGCGGTTGGGGTCGCTCGGGTTCTGCACGGCCGGCTGCACCAGGCCGCCCGTGGTCAGCCGGAAGTCGAGCTTTGGGCCGTACGAGAAGTAGATGCGTCCCGACAGCTTGGGGATGCGGATCGTCTTGGTCTGTCCGGCGGCCGGTCCGGGGATGGACGCGTCCGGTGCGGGGGTCGGGGGATTGCCACCGGCGGGCCAGGCGTGGAAGGTGCCGTTCGCGTCGGCCCAGCCCTGTTGACCCGTCGTCAGCGAGGTGCCCAGGTTGTAGATGTGGACCGGTTCGCCGCGGCTGGAGTTGTTGGTGATCTTCAGTGGGATGGTGGCGGGCACGGCGGCGTCCGCGGGGGGTGACGCGCCGAATGTGACCAGGGCGCCGGCCAGGCCCGCGGCCGTGGCCACGGCGAGCAGACGGTGTTTGAGGCTTGAGAGCACTCTCCACCTCCGTGCGGGTGTGGGGGGAGGGAATTGGTCCGTACCGATTCTGAGAGCGCTCTCAGAGTTGCGCCGGGACGCGTTCATGTCAATAAGGCAGGAGCGGGGAAATCGGGTGGTGACCGCGCGTGCGCGCTCCGTCAGCGGCTCGGTTCGGAGTTGAGCCGTGCGGCCCGGCGCGTCGGGTGGTCGCTTTCGGCGAGGTTGGACGCCTTGCGGGCCGCCTCGGCGCAGAGCCGTGCCGCGGTGGACGGGTCGCCGGCCCGCTCGTGCAGTACGCCGCCGCCGCGGTGTGGCGGGGCAGCGAGTCGTCCAGCTCCGCGAGCGCCGCCAGGCCGGCGCGCGGCCCGTTCGCCTCCTCCCACGGCCACCGCGCGGTTGAGCCGCCGATCACGGGTTCTCGGCATCGCCGGCGAATACTTCCCGGCCCGGTTTCCGGGAGATCCGCGGTGTCCGGAGGCTCGGAGTGCGCCGGCCGCCGGCCCCCGGGCTGCCGGGTCGGTGCACTGGCTCATGGGCGCCGTCCCGTCACGTACGAGATCTGCCGCGACGCCGCGCACCCGCCCCGGCTCCCGAGGCCGCTCACGACGGTCGGGGCCGGACGCCGGCTCACGGGTGCCGGGCGGACGCGTCGCCGAGGACGCCGTAGTGACGCACCTCGGCGGATCCCCGCCGTACCGCTTCCGGCCACAGACAGTCCAGGACCGAGGCGGACGGCGGGAAGAGCGGCACGGGGACCGCCTGGCGGGTGAACCACTCCCAGCACACGATCTTGTCCGGCTCGGTGGCCCGTGGCGTGCCCGTCGCGACCCGGGTGACGGCCGCGGCCGTCACCCGGGTCAGCCCGTTGAGGCCGTCGACGAGAACCGCCAGTACCCGGATGTCCGCCGCGGGCACCGAGAGCCCGGTCTCCTCCGAGAGCTCACGGGCGGCGGCCGTCTCGAAATCCTCCCCGGCGTCGACTTTGCCACCCGGAAGTTCCCAGCGGCCGTCATGGCCGAGGCCGAGCAGCACCCGTCCGGCGGGATCGAGGACGGCGAGGCCGACACCGGTGAGGCTGTGGGAGGCGGGGCGGGCGCGTTCGGGGCGCTCGGCGCCGGGCGTGCGAGAGTTCACCCGCCCATTTCACACCGCAGAGGCCGGAGGAAGCCAACGCGGGCCGGGGCCCGGCCGGCCTCAGACGGTCGCAGCCACGGCCGAAGCCCCTTCCGCGCCGTCACCCGCCGCCCGCCGCCGGGAGTTCACGCACGACGAGGCCACACCCGCTGCGTCGACCGCCTAGAGCAGATCACGTGGCACCGACTCGTTCCAGGTGCGGGAGAACACTCGCCGGCCGCCCTCGTAGCCGTCCAGGGTGGCGTCGACGAAGAAGCTGTCCTCGTCGCAGGTGAGACGCGTGTGGGTGACCACGCGTACGTCCCAGTCGTCGCGCCGGAAGGTCATGGTCCAGGTGGACTCACCGCTGACGGAGGTGAAGTCGTCGGCGACGGAGGCGTAGCGTTCGTGGGCGCGGCGGCCGACGTCGAGGCCGATCGCCTCGAAGCGGACCGTGCCCCGGTCCTTCACGGTGTCCAGCTTGGCGTGGTAGCCGACCAGGTCGCGTTTCACGTCCCAGCGTTCCTCCGGAGGAGTCAGCGTGGTCGTGGCGATGGGCGGGGTGCCCTCCGGTTCGCCGAACGGCGCGGCCTGCGTGTCGTCGGCCTGCTCCGGGGGACGGACCGGAAGGGTGAGCGTGCTGGAACCGCCGTGGACGCTGAGCGTCGCCGGTTCGGGCGGTGGCCAGGCCAGCGGCCAGTACGACGTGGACAGGGAGAGACGGATACGGTGCCCGGGCGGAAAGCTCTGCGCCACTCCGTTGAGCTGGACGGTGGCGCGGTAGCGACGGCCGGGCTCCAGCGGTTCGGGCCGCTCCGCACTGTCCCGGCGGGTCAGGTTGAGCAAGCCGTAGGTGACCCGGGTGGCGGCTCCGTCGGGGCTGACGTCCGACAGCCGCGCGGCCACCATGGCGACCGGCTCGTCGGCCGACAGGTCGAGGTCGACGGTCGGCGATCCGAGGATCTCCAGCCGCTCGGTGAGCGGTTCGGTCTCGAAGACGAGCGAGCCGCCGTCCTCCTCACGCTGGTCGTAGGGCAGGTCGGGCGGCGCGTTGTAGGAGGCCCACTTCCCCGCGAACTGGCCGACGGACAGCGGTGACCGCACGGTCAGCGGGTCGCCGTCGTCGCTCCCCGCCGTCCTCTCCCGCGGCTCGCCGGGAGGGACGATCCGGTGCCGGGTGAGCGCGTGCGTGGTCGGACGGACGTGAGGAGAGGGCCAGCACGGTTCCGCCACCCAGCGCCCGGGCCGTTCCTCGTACGACGTGGACGGCGGCACGCTGTCCTGCATCCACGTCCGCAGCATCGGGCCGTCCATGACTCCGTTGTCGACGCCCTTGAGCCAGTGGTCCCACCAGCGCACGACCTCCTGGAGATAGCCGATGGCGGGACCGGGCTCCCCGAGGTGGGGGAACTTGTGCGACCAGGGGCCGATGAGCCCCTTCCGGGGCACGTCCAGGTGGGCGAGCAGCCGCGTCACGGCGTTGGAGTAGCCGTCCGCCCAACCGCTGGACGCCAGGACCGGGCACTGTACGTCCTGGTAGTTCTCGGCGACCGAGGCGTGCCGCCAGTAGTCGTCCCGCCGCTGGTGGCGCAGCCATTCCAGGACCCAGGGCTGGGAGTGCTCCAGGCGCTCGAGCCACATGTCGCGCCAGCGGTCGCCGACCACGGCGGGATCGGGCGGACAGGTGGCGTAGGCGAACATGGTGCCCGCCTCGGCCAGGTTGTCCGAGAGCATGGCTCCGCCCATGTAGTGCATGTCGTCCGCGTGCCGGTCGTCGGTGAACGACGCGATGACGACGGCCTTCAGGCTCGGCGGCCGCCTGGCCGCCACCTGGAGCGCCGCGAACGCCCCCCAGGACAGGCCCATCATCCCCGTGGTGCCGTCGCACCAGGGCTGCTCGGCGAGCCAGGCCAGCACCTCCTCGGCATCCCGCTGCTCCACCTCCAGGTACTCGTCCCGCAGCACCCCCTCCGACTCGCCGGTGCCGCGCAGGTCGACGCGGACACAGGCGTAACCGTGCCCGGCGATGTAGGGGTGGTGGACGGAGTCCCGTTCGGCGGTGAGGTCCCGCTTGCGGTAGGGGATGTACTCCAGCACCGCGGGCACGGGCTCGTGGTCCGAAGAGTCGGGGCGCCAGACCCGTGCCGACAGGCGGACGCCGTCGGACATGGGAATGACTACGTGCTCCTCTTCCTTCGTCGTGCAGGGCAGATGGGTCACGTGACGCATGGTCGGCGCTCCTTATCCTCGCGTTTCTTCCGGGGGCTCGTCGAAGGTGAGGCCCAGGGCCGCGACGCACTGGTCGTACTTCCTGCGCATGTCCTCTTCGTCGTCGCCGCCGGTGAAGATGTGTGCGAGTTCGTAGCTGTAACTGTCCTGCTGGGACAGGTCGGACAACCGCTGTCCCCGCTCGGGCAGGACTTCGATCCGCACGCCCGGGATCTCGCGCTCGATACGGGCGACCTCCTCGGGGGACGGCACGTGGCGCACGACCCCGTCCGTGAACCACCGGTAGTACCACTTCGCCGCCATCGCGTACGGGCCCTGCCGGTGCGGCATGCGCGGGTCCTCACCGAGGGCGAGGGCGAGCATGCAGTGGTGGTTGGGCACGCCGTCCACGTACTCGAACAGTTCGGCGTGCGACTGCGAGTGGCGCGGGTTGATCTCCAGCAGGCTGATGTCCTGGCTTCCCGGATCGTAGAAGTACTCGACGCTGAACGTCGCGGAGTCGAAGCCGATGCGGCGCATCACCCGCTCGGTGACAGCGTGCAGCCGGTCGATGACCTGCGGGGGCAGCATGGACGGGTACTGGTGGCGCAGGAAGCACGGTGAACCGGGGTAGTCGATGGAGTCCAGCGTCCCGTAGACGGTCACTTCGCCCTTGTGGACGTAGCCCTCCACGGCGACCTGGACGCCCGACAGCGACTCCTCGGCCAGACACACCCGGCCGCCGACACCGTCCATGTCCGGCGGCAGGTCGACCTGGTCGAGGATGTGCTCGAACGGGCGGCCGATGCGTGAGATGCCCTTGCGTATCTCGGCGACGGCGGCACCGAACTCCTCCTCGTCATCGACACCGAAGGCGAGCTCCGAGGAGTAGGACAACGCCGGTTTGAGCCACATCGGGAACCGTACGTCGTCCGGAGGGCGCGGTGGATCGGCCTCCAGGTCGACCCGGCCGAAGCGCGGGTGCCGGTCCGTCACCTTCTGCTGCTCGAGCCTGCTCCAGTACTTGTGCTCGCACTTGACCACCGACTCCAGGCTCGTGGTACGAGTGCCGTAGCGTGCTCCCAGGATCGGCACCAGCGTGCTGACCGGGAAGTCCCAGTAGCCGACGATCGCGTCGATGCTTCCGTCGAAGTCGTCCAGTACCCGCTGCGCCTTCTCGATCACCGACGGCAGCGAGACCTCCCCGTCCTGGAGCTCCTCGACCGTCAGAAGACCGTGGAAGCGCAGCGAGTCGGCGCCCGGCACGGCCCTGAGTGTCGGAAGATTGGCCTCGTCGAGACCGACCACGAAGACGTTCTTGACATTCTCGTCAGACACGACTCTCCTTTCTCCTTCCAAGATCGACGGGGTACCCCTGAGTGGCCGGGGCAACCCCCGGCGTGGGTCACGCGCGGAGTCGATCTCGGGACGAGGAGGGAGGAGACGGGACGGAACGGTCCTGGCCGGTGTCAGGGCTGGGTGAGGGACTGGGGGTAGTCGGTGATGATGCCGTCGACGCCGAGGGCGGCCATCTCGCGCATGGTGCCGGGTTCGTTGACGGTCCAGACGTTGGTGTCCATGCCGAGTTGGTGGATGCGGTCGACGAGGGCTTGGTCGGTGACGGTGTGCTGGGGGTTGACCTGGTCGGCCCAGGTGCTGAGTTCGGTGAGTTCGGTGTCGGTGGGGCGGTCGGCGTCGAGGAGGCCGATGGGGATGTGGGGGAGGTGGGTGTGGAATTGGCGGGCGTCGTCGGTCTGGAAGGACTGGACGGCGAGTTGTTCGCGGGCGAGTGCGCGGCGGAGGTAGCGGGGTTTGTTCCGGAGGTTTTCGGCGAGGTCGGTGGCGATGTCGGTGTAGTGGCCGCAGGGGCTGATTTCGGCGAGGAGTCCGGTGCGGGTGTGGTCGATGCGGGAGATGACGTGGTCGACGGTGATGAGCCGTTCGCCGGTGTGGTCGGGGTGGAACCAGGAGCCGGCGTCGAGTCGGCGTAGTTCGGTCCAGGTGAAGTCGGAGACGCGGTAGCGGGGGCGGTCGGGGTAGATCTCTTCGATGTTGGTGGTGCGTTCCATGGTGCAGTCGTGGAAGTTGACGAGTGTGCCGTCTTTGGTGCGTTGGACGTCGATCTCGACGAAGTCGGCGTGTTGGTCGATGGCGAGGTCGATGGCGGCCGCGGTGTTCTCGGGTGCCATGCCGGAGGAGCCGCGGTGTGCGATGACGTCCGGTCGGGTGTCGGTGTGGTCGTCGGCGTGCGCGGCCGTCGACGTCGCCGCCGTCAGAGCCAGACCGCTCAGCACCGCCACGACGATACCGACGCGTCTGTTGTCCACCTGTTTCACTGCGGCATCCCAGCCTCTCGAGTCGGTCGATCAACCGGCGGAGTGGTTCGGTGAATCGGCTGCCCGAGGACCGTGGGCGTCCCGTCAGGCGCTGTCCGGGGCCCGCCCGGCCCCGCAGGCCCACCGTGCCGGGGCCGGACTCCTCACCCGGCGGGCGGCCCGGTCGGGGCAGGCGTGGGCAGGGCGTCCAGGACCGCGGTGGCCAGTGCCACCGGGTCGCCCGACGCTCGCACGGGGTAGCCGTCGCTCTCCTGGTTCCAGGCGTTCTCGAGCGCGAACCAGTCGATGGCGACGGGCGCCCGGCCGGTGGCCAGCGCCGTGTCGAGGGAGTCGAGGTACGTCGTCCAGCGCATCGCGTAGAAGTCGGAGACCAGGCCGGACCACTCCCGGTTCGCGTAGTCCCGCAGGCCTCCCGCGTCGCTGCCCATGCGGTGGCCCCAGGTGGTGAGGATCGAGCGGGCGTCGAACTCGGCAGCGGCCCTCTCCGCCTTCGTACGGCCCCAGGACTTGGCGTCCTCCAGCCACGGGCCGAGGAGGAACCGCGTGTCGGTGGCGAGCAGCCGGT
Coding sequences within it:
- a CDS encoding ATP-grasp domain-containing protein → MSDENVKNVFVVGLDEANLPTLRAVPGADSLRFHGLLTVEELQDGEVSLPSVIEKAQRVLDDFDGSIDAIVGYWDFPVSTLVPILGARYGTRTTSLESVVKCEHKYWSRLEQQKVTDRHPRFGRVDLEADPPRPPDDVRFPMWLKPALSYSSELAFGVDDEEEFGAAVAEIRKGISRIGRPFEHILDQVDLPPDMDGVGGRVCLAEESLSGVQVAVEGYVHKGEVTVYGTLDSIDYPGSPCFLRHQYPSMLPPQVIDRLHAVTERVMRRIGFDSATFSVEYFYDPGSQDISLLEINPRHSQSHAELFEYVDGVPNHHCMLALALGEDPRMPHRQGPYAMAAKWYYRWFTDGVVRHVPSPEEVARIEREIPGVRIEVLPERGQRLSDLSQQDSYSYELAHIFTGGDDEEDMRRKYDQCVAALGLTFDEPPEETRG
- a CDS encoding nucleotide triphosphate diphosphatase NUDT15: MNSRTPGAERPERARPASHSLTGVGLAVLDPAGRVLLGLGHDGRWELPGGKVDAGEDFETAAARELSEETGLSVPAADIRVLAVLVDGLNGLTRVTAAAVTRVATGTPRATEPDKIVCWEWFTRQAVPVPLFPPSASVLDCLWPEAVRRGSAEVRHYGVLGDASARHP
- a CDS encoding GH1 family beta-glucosidase: MVTAAQQTASAPDAARTFPKGFLWGSATASYQIEGAAAEDGRTPSIWDTYARTPGRVRNGDTGDIATDHYHRWREDVALMAELGLDAYRFSLAWPRVQPTGRGPAVQKGLDFYRRLVDDLLDKGIQPVATLYHWDLPQELEDAGGWPERATAERFAEYAALAADALGDRVKTWTTLNEPWCSAFLGYGSGVHAPGRTDPVAALRAAHHLNLGHGLAVQALRDRLPAAAQCSVTLNIHHVRPLTGSDADADAVRRIDALANRVFTGPMLQGAYPEDLFKDTAALTDWSFVRDGDLRQIHQPLDFLGVNYYTPTLVSEADGSGTHTSDGHGRSTHSPWPGADRVAFHQPPGDITAMGWAVDPTGLYDLLSRLASDFPRLPLVITENGAAFDDYADPEGQVNDPARIAYVRDHLAAVHRAIVDGADVRGYFLWSLLDNFEWAHGYGRRFGAVYVDYPTGTRIPKASARWYSEVARTGVLPGA
- a CDS encoding glycoside hydrolase family 64 protein, which codes for MLSSLKHRLLAVATAAGLAGALVTFGASPPADAAVPATIPLKITNNSSRGEPVHIYNLGTSLTTGQQGWADANGTFHAWPAGGNPPTPAPDASIPGPAAGQTKTIRIPKLSGRIYFSYGPKLDFRLTTGGLVQPAVQNPSDPNRDILFNWSEYTLNDSGLWLNSTQVDMFSAPYTVGVQRADGSVSSAGRLKAGGYKAVFSALRAQPGWGGLIQTRPDGTVLRALSPLYGLETGALSASVMDGYINRVWQKYTSATLTVTPFADRPGTKYFGRVSGGVMNFTDGSGAVVTSFHKPDASSVFGCHKLLDAPNDQVRGPISRTLCAGFNRSTLLSNPHQPDTSAAGFYQDSVTNHYARIIHDRMADGKAYAFAFDDVGHHESLVHDGNPAQARLTLDPLN
- a CDS encoding CocE/NonD family hydrolase, whose product is MRHVTHLPCTTKEEEHVVIPMSDGVRLSARVWRPDSSDHEPVPAVLEYIPYRKRDLTAERDSVHHPYIAGHGYACVRVDLRGTGESEGVLRDEYLEVEQRDAEEVLAWLAEQPWCDGTTGMMGLSWGAFAALQVAARRPPSLKAVVIASFTDDRHADDMHYMGGAMLSDNLAEAGTMFAYATCPPDPAVVGDRWRDMWLERLEHSQPWVLEWLRHQRRDDYWRHASVAENYQDVQCPVLASSGWADGYSNAVTRLLAHLDVPRKGLIGPWSHKFPHLGEPGPAIGYLQEVVRWWDHWLKGVDNGVMDGPMLRTWMQDSVPPSTSYEERPGRWVAEPCWPSPHVRPTTHALTRHRIVPPGEPRERTAGSDDGDPLTVRSPLSVGQFAGKWASYNAPPDLPYDQREEDGGSLVFETEPLTERLEILGSPTVDLDLSADEPVAMVAARLSDVSPDGAATRVTYGLLNLTRRDSAERPEPLEPGRRYRATVQLNGVAQSFPPGHRIRLSLSTSYWPLAWPPPEPATLSVHGGSSTLTLPVRPPEQADDTQAAPFGEPEGTPPIATTTLTPPEERWDVKRDLVGYHAKLDTVKDRGTVRFEAIGLDVGRRAHERYASVADDFTSVSGESTWTMTFRRDDWDVRVVTHTRLTCDEDSFFVDATLDGYEGGRRVFSRTWNESVPRDLL
- a CDS encoding glycerophosphodiester phosphodiesterase translates to MDNRRVGIVVAVLSGLALTAATSTAAHADDHTDTRPDVIAHRGSSGMAPENTAAAIDLAIDQHADFVEIDVQRTKDGTLVNFHDCTMERTTNIEEIYPDRPRYRVSDFTWTELRRLDAGSWFHPDHTGERLITVDHVISRIDHTRTGLLAEISPCGHYTDIATDLAENLRNKPRYLRRALAREQLAVQSFQTDDARQFHTHLPHIPIGLLDADRPTDTELTELSTWADQVNPQHTVTDQALVDRIHQLGMDTNVWTVNEPGTMREMAALGVDGIITDYPQSLTQP